In the genome of Bradyrhizobium arachidis, one region contains:
- a CDS encoding aminotransferase class I/II-fold pyridoxal phosphate-dependent enzyme, with the protein MALTASSRAPQGGGSSDSQRSPFVRLNELLAPHQPGKPLISLAVGEPQHPVPEFVGPVLAKHIADFGRYPMNQGTEPFRQAAGAWLSSRFKLPRPLDPKTEILVLNGSREGLFLAAIAAARYVGPKPGKPAILMPNPFYPVYGAGAGAAACEQVYLPTTVENGFLPDLDAIDEATLARTVAFYLASPANPQGSVAKPDYFRRLKQLADRYNFMILSDECYSEIYTREAPGSALESAGADFTRVAAFQSLSKRSNLPGLRVGFAAGDKKFIGMFLELRNIAAPQVPVPLQHVATVAYGDEAHVEENRRLYRIKFDLADQIIGNRYGYRRPDGGFCVWLNTPEIGDDVSVTLKLFREAGVRVVPGSYLARLQPDGFNPGAGYIRLALVQDSETTAQALHRLVETLG; encoded by the coding sequence ATGGCTCTGACCGCTTCATCCCGTGCGCCGCAGGGCGGTGGTAGCTCCGATTCCCAACGCTCGCCCTTCGTCCGGCTGAACGAGCTGCTGGCCCCGCATCAGCCGGGCAAGCCCTTGATTTCGCTTGCAGTTGGCGAGCCCCAGCATCCCGTGCCCGAGTTCGTCGGCCCGGTGCTGGCCAAGCACATCGCCGATTTCGGCCGTTACCCGATGAACCAGGGCACCGAGCCGTTCCGCCAGGCAGCAGGTGCCTGGCTGTCGTCGCGCTTCAAGCTGCCGCGACCGCTCGACCCCAAGACCGAAATTCTCGTCCTCAATGGCAGCCGCGAGGGGCTGTTCCTCGCCGCGATTGCAGCGGCGCGCTATGTCGGGCCGAAGCCAGGCAAGCCTGCCATCCTGATGCCGAACCCGTTCTATCCGGTCTATGGCGCGGGCGCCGGTGCCGCAGCCTGCGAACAGGTCTATCTGCCGACCACCGTCGAAAACGGTTTTCTGCCCGATCTCGACGCCATCGACGAGGCGACGCTGGCGCGCACCGTGGCGTTCTATCTGGCCTCGCCCGCCAATCCGCAGGGTTCGGTCGCCAAGCCCGATTATTTCAGGCGGCTGAAGCAGCTCGCCGACCGCTACAACTTCATGATCCTCAGCGATGAGTGCTATTCGGAGATCTACACCCGCGAGGCGCCAGGCAGCGCGCTCGAATCCGCGGGTGCCGACTTCACCCGCGTGGCTGCGTTCCAGTCGCTGTCAAAACGCTCCAATTTGCCGGGCCTGCGCGTCGGCTTCGCCGCGGGCGACAAGAAGTTCATCGGCATGTTCCTCGAGCTGCGCAACATTGCGGCGCCGCAGGTGCCGGTGCCGCTGCAGCATGTCGCGACCGTTGCCTATGGCGACGAGGCGCATGTCGAGGAGAACCGCAGGCTCTACCGGATCAAGTTCGATCTCGCCGACCAGATCATCGGCAATCGCTACGGCTATCGCCGGCCCGACGGCGGCTTTTGCGTCTGGCTCAACACGCCCGAGATCGGTGACGACGTCTCGGTGACGCTGAAGCTGTTTAGGGAAGCCGGCGTGCGCGTGGTGCCCGGCTCCTATCTGGCGCGGCTTCAACCTGACGGCTTCAATCCCGGTGCCGGCTACATTCGACTGGCGCTGGTGCAGGATAGTGAGACCACGGCGCAGGCGTTGCACCGGCTGGTCGAAACTCTGGGTTAG
- a CDS encoding GFA family protein, translating to MRLEGGCYCGEVRYVAEGDPMMQAQCHCRECQYISGGAPNTFIAMPAAGFSYITGQPKQFTRKDLERAVTREFCAECGTHLVTKVPGLPAAILKVGTLDEPKQFHPQMAIYTCDMQEFHAIPAGMKTFEKLPGH from the coding sequence ATGCGTTTGGAAGGCGGATGCTATTGCGGCGAAGTGCGCTACGTGGCCGAGGGCGACCCGATGATGCAGGCCCAGTGTCATTGCCGCGAGTGCCAGTACATCTCGGGCGGCGCGCCCAACACCTTCATCGCGATGCCGGCGGCCGGCTTCAGCTACATTACCGGGCAGCCGAAACAGTTCACGCGCAAGGACCTCGAGCGCGCCGTGACGCGCGAATTCTGCGCCGAATGCGGCACGCATCTGGTGACCAAGGTCCCCGGCCTGCCCGCCGCGATCCTGAAGGTCGGCACGCTGGATGAGCCGAAACAGTTCCACCCGCAGATGGCGATCTACACCTGCGACATGCAGGAGTTCCACGCGATCCCCGCAGGCATGAAGACATTCGAGAAGCTGCCGGGGCATTGA
- a CDS encoding ammonium transporter: MTFKRPYGAGLAALAVGLFAATAAYAEPTVNKGDNAWMLTSTVLVLLMTIPGLALFYGGLVRSKNMLSVLMQVFYTVCVVTVIWAVYGYSLAFTGGSDFIGGFSKAFMMGVTTDSKAATFSVDANISELIYMCFQMTFAAITPALIVGAFAERMKFSAIALFIPLWVTLIYFPIAHMVWYWPGPDAIQDAAKALAAATDAAAKTAAQAKLDEINADAGWIFKAGAIDFAGGTVVHINAGIAGLVGALLIGKRVGYGKELMAPHSLTMSMIGASLLWVGWFGFNAGSNLEANGGAALAMTNSFVATAAAALSWMFAEWIVKGHPSVLGVISGAVAGLVAVTPAAGFSGVMGAIVLGLVVGVVCLFFCTVVKNALGYDDSLDVFGVHCIGGIVGALGTGILVNPALGGAGIIDYTAIPPKVADYDFAVQMLSQLKAVGTTLVWSGVGSAILYKVVDVIVGLRANVESEREGLDITEHTERAYNM; encoded by the coding sequence ATGACGTTTAAGCGTCCCTATGGCGCGGGATTGGCGGCTCTCGCAGTCGGCCTGTTCGCTGCGACCGCAGCCTACGCCGAGCCAACGGTCAACAAGGGAGACAACGCCTGGATGCTGACATCGACAGTGCTCGTGCTGTTGATGACGATCCCCGGCCTCGCGCTGTTCTACGGCGGTCTCGTCCGTTCCAAGAACATGCTCTCGGTGCTGATGCAGGTGTTCTACACCGTCTGCGTCGTCACCGTGATCTGGGCCGTGTACGGCTACAGCCTCGCCTTCACGGGCGGCTCCGACTTCATCGGCGGCTTCTCCAAGGCCTTCATGATGGGTGTCACCACCGACTCGAAGGCCGCGACCTTCTCGGTCGACGCCAACATCTCGGAGCTCATCTACATGTGCTTCCAGATGACCTTCGCGGCGATCACGCCCGCCCTCATCGTCGGCGCCTTCGCCGAGCGCATGAAGTTCTCGGCGATCGCGCTCTTCATCCCGCTCTGGGTCACGCTGATCTACTTCCCGATCGCGCACATGGTCTGGTACTGGCCCGGCCCGGACGCGATCCAGGATGCGGCCAAGGCTCTTGCTGCTGCCACTGACGCGGCGGCGAAGACCGCGGCGCAGGCCAAGCTCGACGAGATCAACGCCGATGCTGGCTGGATCTTCAAGGCAGGCGCGATCGACTTCGCCGGCGGCACCGTGGTGCACATCAACGCCGGCATCGCAGGCCTCGTCGGCGCTCTCCTGATCGGCAAGCGCGTCGGTTACGGCAAGGAGCTGATGGCTCCGCACTCGCTGACCATGTCGATGATCGGCGCCTCGCTGCTCTGGGTCGGCTGGTTCGGCTTCAACGCCGGCTCCAACCTCGAAGCCAACGGCGGCGCCGCCCTCGCCATGACCAACTCCTTCGTCGCCACCGCGGCCGCCGCGCTGTCGTGGATGTTCGCGGAGTGGATCGTGAAGGGTCACCCGTCGGTGCTCGGCGTCATCTCCGGCGCTGTCGCGGGCCTCGTGGCCGTCACGCCTGCCGCCGGCTTCTCCGGTGTCATGGGCGCGATCGTCCTCGGTCTCGTGGTCGGCGTGGTCTGCCTGTTCTTCTGCACCGTCGTGAAGAACGCGCTCGGCTACGATGACAGCCTCGACGTGTTCGGCGTGCACTGCATCGGCGGCATCGTCGGCGCGCTCGGCACCGGCATCCTGGTCAATCCGGCTCTCGGTGGTGCGGGCATCATCGACTACACCGCGATCCCGCCCAAGGTTGCCGATTACGACTTCGCCGTGCAGATGCTGTCCCAGCTCAAGGCTGTCGGCACCACGCTGGTGTGGTCGGGCGTCGGTTCGGCGATCCTCTACAAGGTCGTCGACGTGATCGTTGGCCTCCGCGCCAATGTCGAGAGCGAGCGTGAAGGCCTCGACATCACCGAGCACACCGAGCGCGCCTACAACATGTAA
- a CDS encoding P-II family nitrogen regulator, whose translation MKIVMAIIKPFKLEEVRDALTAIGVHGLTVTEVKGYGRQKGHTEIYRGAEYAVSFLPKIKIEVAVASDQVDKTIDAITSAAKTGQIGDGKIFVISLDHAVRIRTGEADAAAL comes from the coding sequence ATGAAAATTGTTATGGCGATTATCAAGCCATTCAAGTTGGAAGAAGTCCGTGACGCCCTGACCGCCATTGGCGTTCACGGACTCACGGTGACGGAAGTCAAGGGATATGGCCGCCAGAAAGGCCATACGGAAATCTATCGCGGCGCCGAATATGCCGTGAGCTTCCTGCCCAAGATCAAGATCGAGGTCGCTGTCGCCTCCGACCAGGTCGACAAGACCATCGACGCCATCACGTCCGCGGCGAAAACCGGACAGATCGGCGACGGCAAGATCTTCGTGATCAGTCTCGACCATGCGGTTCGCATCCGCACCGGCGAGGCCGACGCCGCGGCCCTTTGA
- a CDS encoding ATP-dependent Clp protease proteolytic subunit, translating to MRDMLQLVPMVVEQSARGERSFDIYSRLLRERIIFLNGEVNDAMSGLVCAQLLFLEAENPSRPINLYINSYGGVVTSGLAMYDTMQFIKAPVHTLCMGTARSMGSFLLMAGEPGHRAALPNASLHVHQPLGGFQGQASDVLIHANEMQETKRRLIRLYAQHCGRSEAEVERTLDRDHFMTAQQGVEWGLIDRVFAARDAA from the coding sequence ATGCGCGACATGCTTCAGCTCGTCCCTATGGTCGTCGAACAATCGGCGCGCGGCGAACGATCCTTCGACATCTATTCGCGGCTCCTGCGCGAGCGCATCATCTTCCTCAACGGCGAGGTCAATGACGCGATGTCCGGACTGGTCTGCGCGCAGCTCTTGTTCCTGGAAGCGGAGAATCCGAGCCGGCCGATCAATCTCTACATCAATTCCTACGGCGGCGTGGTCACCTCTGGACTTGCGATGTACGACACCATGCAGTTCATCAAGGCGCCGGTCCATACGCTGTGCATGGGCACCGCGCGCTCGATGGGCTCGTTCCTGCTGATGGCCGGCGAGCCCGGTCACCGCGCCGCCTTGCCCAATGCAAGCCTTCACGTGCATCAGCCGCTCGGCGGCTTTCAGGGCCAGGCTTCCGACGTCCTGATCCATGCCAACGAGATGCAGGAAACCAAGCGGCGCCTCATCCGGCTCTATGCGCAGCATTGCGGGCGCTCCGAGGCGGAGGTGGAGCGGACCTTGGACCGCGACCACTTCATGACCGCGCAGCAGGGGGTCGAATGGGGATTGATCGATCGGGTTTTTGCAGCGCGCGATGCTGCCTGA
- a CDS encoding SRPBCC family protein gives MSDAAKPDHPDANLVLEYDFDAPPAKVWRAVTIPELRERWLPDCDLAGAEPESAIPGEEVRYRLRDSEPPYRESHVIFRIEPNEDGGTRFRIIQLACDDRTKLPQPANSNCCLMRAAA, from the coding sequence ATGAGCGACGCCGCGAAACCTGATCATCCCGACGCAAACCTCGTGCTCGAATATGATTTCGATGCGCCGCCGGCAAAGGTCTGGCGCGCCGTGACCATTCCTGAATTGCGCGAGCGCTGGCTGCCGGATTGCGACCTTGCGGGCGCCGAGCCGGAATCAGCGATCCCTGGCGAAGAGGTGCGCTACCGGCTACGCGATTCCGAGCCGCCGTATCGAGAGAGCCACGTCATTTTCCGGATCGAGCCGAACGAGGACGGCGGCACCCGCTTCCGCATCATCCAGCTAGCCTGCGACGATCGAACGAAGCTGCCGCAGCCGGCCAACAGCAATTGCTGCCTGATGCGCGCGGCCGCTTAA